The Acanthochromis polyacanthus isolate Apoly-LR-REF ecotype Palm Island chromosome 17, KAUST_Apoly_ChrSc, whole genome shotgun sequence genome has a window encoding:
- the sptbn4a gene encoding spectrin beta chain, non-erythrocytic 4: MLMARDTARDEAQKLHRKWLKHQAFMAELARNKEWLAKIEQEGQELIQEKPELRSVVQQKLEEIRECWSDLETTTKAKARQLFENNKPEPAVKSYSDLDNQLSHLEQQPPQLEQAHHLPTFNEQLQKFQAMESQIGDFYKDVGELGSLQGLCLPQRGLMAGDKEGGEQSGVVETRIVRLIEPLKERRRILLASKEMHQVAQDLEDEILWIQERLPFASCKDYGNNLQSVQQHVKKNQTLQRELTGRRARVEEVLDRAGIIASLRTPEVEFVREGAGHVRQLWEVLQLETERRSVMLDAALQSQQYYTEAAKVESWLSGQKLHLVNEEKGTDESSTLQLLKTHLALEQTVETYAETVGMLSQQCQRLLELGHPDSEQITKQQSHIDRLYVSLKDMVEHRKTKLEQQYWLYQLNKEVEELEKWITERESVASSTELGQDLEDVTVLQERFTKFVSETNSIGQQRMEQVNKMVNEMIDCGHSDAATIAEWKDGLNESWADLLELMETRRQMLAASHQLHKFFTDCKEVLAQIAGKMKQLPEVRACQANITNPATLQRLMHSFEHALQLLVAQVRQLQENAAQLRTIYAGEKAEAIMVKEQEVMEAWKELLSSCEASRVQVTSVTDKVQFFSVVRENLMWMEGIMGQIRWDEPRDLTALEVMMKQHQELKAKIDGRSKTLQQCADLGKILIAAGNPASEEIKEKLDCLLTKQKDLVEKWDKHQEKLQRRQENFQFAQETVKAEAWLKAKEPLITSKQQEGGEAQAQTDEVEQLILRHEAFRKAAVTWKERFSSLRQLSAAEKKKEEEKKTTPLSSRRMFPLSCLTPSVPSTSATSSFLRQTVQAHIEPKSLQTSLDLGATPAAQRLSSTLASYNPVLNGSGYHGLEQQCSGKLAGTSYLGMNHQAAGGGSDSGFSALTSQSGGADTSTYLGINHQTAGSAESSGYFGLTSGCVGGMQNHLASGRLGSSGNLAQQPSSGGIGSPGFLPQQNMGSSGYLAQPQNLGSSGYLGQQPNLGSSGYLAQPPNMGSSGYLAQQPNMGSSGYLAQQPNMGSSGYLAQQPNMGSSGYLAQQPNMGSSGYLAQNYQSPGGMGSSGYLAQNHYSSGSLGSSGFLAQSGGIMDPKMAYAWQHLKADFMQPRINHIHKAVNPLLEASRVQREQFGDIPMADMMGPESGLELLHGRLQRDPRGSRSDPQMDHLRREREYKLGRQTSSEQEIQARLNELPLIVRQERYRRRLERQSSSEQEGSGKQRLQRQDSSDLEGSVKEGSDKRSGEKRSTMAEIVEQVQEREAAHARGEPYRPPSSLSAPVTRFDGRPRARDRPKPRRRPRPKEPEETRRSRSAPATGAPTTPQPPSHTAQNEGFLYRKKATSSDLEAQQRSPNSKSWVNVYCVLKEGTLTFYKDGRNHTATYNGEPPVDLSNCSFDPSMGYKKKKNVFILKINDGNNFVFHAKDEEDLKAWTSNITTCISEHEAMATWDKPGTSSMDPDRSERKEKSEGDADARSERSELAEGEERSEKERSEKGDGSEKLDTSEIADKLEGGAGGSSTSGKSK; the protein is encoded by the exons GAGGGTCAGGAGCTGATCCAGGAGAAGCCCGAGCTGCGTTCAGTCGTGCAGCAGAAGCTGGAGGAGATCAGGGAGTGCTGGTCTGACCTGGAGACCACGACTAAGGCCAAGGCCCGCCAGCTCTTCGAAAACAACAAGCCCGAGCCAGCAGTGAAGAGTTACTCAGACCTCGACAACCAGCTCTCCCACCTGGAGCAGCAGCCTCCCCAGCTGGAACAGGCTCACCATCTGCCCACCTTCAATGAGCAGCTCCAGAAATTCCAG GCTATGGAATCCCAGATTGGGGACTTCTACAAGGATGTGGGAGAGCTGGGAAGCTTGCAGGGCCTCTGCCTACCCCAGCGAGGGCTGATGGCAGGTGACAAGGAAGGCGGCGAGCAATCAGGCGTAGTGGAGACCCGCATCGTCCGCCTCATTGAGCCCCTGAAGGAGAGACGCCGCATCCTGCTGGCATCCAAAGAGATGCACCAAGTGGCCCAGGACCTGGAGGATGAGATA TTGTGGATTCAGGAGAGGCTTCCGTTTGCTTCCTGTAAGGATTATGGGAATAACCTCCAGAGTGTACAGCAGCAtgtaaaaaagaaccag ACACTTCAGAGGGAGCTGACAGGCCGGCGAGCACGCGTTGAGGAGGTTCTAGACCGAGCTGGAATCATCGCTTCGCTGAGAACTCCTGAAGTGGAGTTTGTGCGTGAGGGGGCGGGGCATGTACGCCAGCTTTGGGAGGTTTTGCAGCTGGAGACGGAGAGGAGATCTGTGATGCTGGATGCTGCCCTGCAGTCTCAGCAGTACTACACTGAGGCAGCCAAAGTGGAGTCCTGGCTGTCGGGACAAAAGCTTCATCTGGTCAATGAAGAAAAAGGCACG GATGAGTCGAGCACCTTGCAGCTGCTGAAGACCCACCTAGCTCTGGAGCAAACCGTGGAAACATATGCGGAGACAGTGGGCATGCTATCCCAGCAATGCCAGCGTCTACTGGAACTAGGACACCCAGACAG TGAGCAGATCACCAAGCAGCAGTCCCACATAGACCGACTGTATGTGTCTCTGAAGGACATGGTTGAGCACAGAAAGACCAAGCTGGAGCAGCAGTACTGGCTCTATCAGCTCAACAAGGAGGTTGAGGAGTTAGAGAAGTGGATCACTGAGCGCGAGTCGGTGGCCAGCTCCACAGAGCTTGGCCAGGACCTTGAAGACGTTACG GTTCTTCAGGAGAGGTTCACCAAGTTTGTCTCAGAAACCAACAGCATTGGCCAGCAGCGGATGGAGCAGGTGAACAAAATGGTGAACGAGATGATTGACTGCGGCCACTCGGACGCAGCCACCATCGCCGAGTGGAAAGACGGACTGAACGAGTCATGGGCCGACCTCCTGGAGCTGATGGAGACCCGCAGACAGATGCTGGCAGCATCGCACCAGCTGCACAAGTTCTTTACTGACTGCAAAGAG GTCTTGGCTCAGATCGCAGGGAAGATGAAGCAGCTGCCAGAGGTGAGGGCGTGCCAAGCCAACATCACCAATCCAGCCACCCTGCAGAGACTCATGCACTCCTTTGAGCATGCCCTTCAACTGCTAGTTGCACAG gTGAGGCAGCTACAAGAGAATGCTGCCCAGCTGAGGACCATCTATGCTGGCGAGAAGGCTGAGGCAATCATGGTCAAAGAACAGGAAGTGATGGAGGCTTGGAAGGAGCTGCTGAGCTCTTGTGAGGCCAGTCGCGTCCAAGTGACTTCAGTAACCGACAAAGTGCAGTTCTTCTCAGTGGTGCGTGAAAACCTTATGTGGATGGAAGGCATCATGGGCCAGATAAGATGGGATGAGCCAAG GGATTTGACAGCTCTGGAGGTGATGATGAAACAACACCAGGAGCTGAAAGCTAAAATAGATGGCCGCAGCAAGACACTACAGCAGTGTGCAGATCTCGGCAAGATCCTGATAGCTGCGGGAAACCCTGCATCAGAGGAG ATAAAAGAGAAGCTGGACTGTCTTCTTACTAAACAGAAGGATCTGGTTGAAAAATGGGACAAACACCAGGAAAAGTTACAGCGCA GGCAGGAAAATTTCCAGTTTGCCCAGGAGACAGTAAAGGCGGAAGCCTGGCTGAAGGCCAAGGAGCCACTGATCACCTCCAAGCAGCAAGAGGGAGGAGAGGCCCAAGCCCAAACCGACGAGGTTGAGCAGCTCATCCTTCGCCATGAGGCCTTCCGCAAGGCTGCTGTAACCTGGAAAGAACGGTTCAGCTCCCTCCGCCAGCTTTCCGCA GCtgagaagaaaaaggaagaggagaaaaagacaACTCCGCTCTCCAGTCGAAGGATGTTCCCATTATCTTGTCTGACTCCCAGTGTTCCCTCAACCAGTGCTACCTCTTCTTTCTTGAGGCAGACGGTACAGGCGCATATAGAACCTAAATCTTTACAGACCAGTTTGGATCTGGGTGCCACGCCTGCAGCCCAGAGATTGTCTTCAACGCTAGCCAGCTATAACCCAGTTCTAAATGGATCAGGCTACCACGGACTGGAACAGCAGTGCAGTGGGAAATTGGCTGGCACCTCATACCTTGGGATGAACCACCAGGCAGCTGGAGGTGGTAGTGACTCTGGTTTCTCAGCACTGACCTCCCAGAGTGGTGGAGCAGACACCTCTACTTACCTTGGGATAAACCATCAAACAGCTGGTAGCGCAGAGAGCTCTGGGTACTTTGGACTGACTTCTGGGTGTGTGGGTGGTATGCAAAACCATCTAGCCAGTGGCAGGTTAGGAAGTTCAGGTAACCTAGCTCAACAGCCAAGCAGTGGAGGTATAGGAAGCCCTGGCTTTCTCCCTCAACAGAATATGGGCAGTTCTGGATATTTGGCACAACCACAAAACCTGGGAAGTTCTGGATATTTGGGACAGCAGCCTAATTTAGGGAGTTCAGGATATTTGGCACAACCACCTAATATGGGGAGTTCTGGGTATTTGGCACAACAGCCCAATATGGGGAGTTCTGGATATTTGGCCCAACAGCCCAATATGGGGAGTTCTGGATATTTGGCCCAACAGCCCAATATGGGGAGTTCTGGATATTTGGCCCAACAGCCTAATATGGGGAGTTCTGGATACCTGGCGCAGAATTATCAGAGCCCCGGAGGAATGGGCAGCTCAGGCTACCTGGCACAAAATCATTACAGCAGTGGAAGTCTGGGCAGTTCTGGTTTCTTGGCTCAGAGTGGTGGCATCATGGACCCTAAAATGGCATATGCATGGCAACACCTGAAAGCTGACTTCATGCAGCCCAGGATCAACCACATTCACAAGGCTGTAAATCCTCTCCTTGAAGCCAGCAGAGTGCAGCGAGAACAGTTTGGGGACATCCCAATGGCAGACATGATGGGGCCTGAGTCAGGGCTGGAGCTCCTCCACGGTCGTCTCCAGAGGGATCCCCGCGGCAGCAGATCTGACCCTCAGATGGACCATCTGAGGCGAGAGAGGGAGTACAAGCTGGGTAGACAGACCTCCAGCGAACAGGAAATCCAGGCCAGACTGAACGAGCTGCCGTTAATTGTGCGGCAGGAACGCTACCGGAGGCGCCTGGAGAGGCAGTCATCTAGTGAACAGGAGGGGAGTGGAAAGCAGAGGCTGCAGAGACAGGACTCGAGTGACCTGGAGGGCTCCGTTAAGGAGGGCTCTGACAAACGCTCAGG AGAGAAGAGATCTACCATGGCAGAGATTGTAGAACAGGTCCAGGAGAGAGAGGCAGCACAT GCACGAGGAGAGCCCTATCGACCTCCTAGCAGCCTCTCAGCACCTGTGACACGTTTTGATGGACGTCCACGCGCCCGAGACCGGCCCAAACCGCGGAGGAGGCCCCGTCCAAAAGAGCCAGAGGAGACTAGACGTTCTCGCTCAGCCCCAGCTACTGGTGCCCCAACAACACCCCAGCCGCCTTCTCACACTGCCCAAAACGAAGGCTTCCTCTACCGCAAAAAGGCCACCAGCTCTGACCTTGAAGCTCAGCAGAGGAGCCCGAACAG CAAGTCTTGGGTGAATGTATACTGCGTGCTGAAAGAGGGAACTCTGACCTTCTATAAGGATGGAAGGAACCACACCGCAACGTACAATGGAGAGCCTCCCGTTGACCttagtaactgctcatttgatCCTTCAATGGggtacaagaagaagaaaaatgtcttCATTCTTAA AATAAACGATGGCAACAACTTTGTATTCCATGCAAAAGATGAG GAGGACCTGAAGGCTTGGACTTCAAATATCACCACTTGTATATCTGAACATGAGGCCATGGCCACGTGGGACAAGCCAGGCACCTCCTCCATGGACCCCGACCGttcagagaggaaggagaagtcGGAGGGGGACGCAGATGCCAGGTCAGAGAGGTCCGAGCTcgcagagggagaggagaggtcTGAGAAGGAGCGGTCAGAGAAAGGCGACGGCTCTGAGAAGTTAGACACATCTGAAATTGCTGACAAGCTGGAGGGTGGGGCGGGGGGCTCCAGCACGTCTGGAAAGAGCAAATGA